From the Primulina tabacum isolate GXHZ01 chromosome 15, ASM2559414v2, whole genome shotgun sequence genome, one window contains:
- the LOC142527875 gene encoding transcription factor bHLH71, with product MALEALSSNEFLNFIMYDSIIGVYNDDASATAALLTPQEIGGQRSSGFQPVAPPEAPSERPAAVQGRKKRRRRPRVCKNKEEAETQRMTHIAVERNRRKQMNEHLAVLRSLMPESYVQRGDQASIVGGAIEFVKELEHTLQSLEAKKHKIIDQQKAEMSPEKLETDPQNQFYSTPFAQFFTYPQFSCSTGGSVSSSTSQLSSKYTSQSKAAIADIEVTLIETHANIRILSRKRVRQLSKIVSAFHSVCFTILHLNVTTLDSFVLYSISAKVEEGCQLNSADDIAGAVHHMLRIIEEEAILCC from the exons ATGGCTTTAGAAGCCCTTTCTTCCAATGAATTcttgaatttcattatgtacgaCTCAATAATTGGTGTTTACAATGATGACGCCTCCGCAACCGCAGCACTACTAACCCCACAAGAAATCGGTGGCCAGCGGAGCAGCGGCTTCCAGCCAGTGGCCCCGCCGGAAGCTCCATCCGAGAGGCCTGCGGCGGTTCAGGGGCGGAAGAAGCGGCGGAGGAGGCCCAGGGTTTGTAAGAATAAGGAGGAAGCTGAGACACAGAGAATGACGCACATTGCTGTGGAGAGGAACAGACGGAAGCAGATGAATGAGCATTTGGCTGTGCTGAGATCCCTCATGCCTGAATCTTATGTGCAAAGg GGTGACCAGGCATCCATAGTCGGCGGCGCCATAGAGTTCGTGAAGGAGCTGGAACACACACTACAGTCCCTAGAAGCCAAGAAACACAAGATCATCGACCAGCAGAAGGCCGAAATGTCCCCGGAAAAGCTCGAAACCGATCCCCAAAACCAGTTTTACAGCACCCCGTTTGCCCAATTCTTCACGTACCCGCAGTTCAGCTGCAGTACCGGCGGCAGTGTGTCGAGCTCCACCAGCCAACTGAGCAGCAAATACACCTCCCAGAGCAAGGCAGCCATCGCCGACATCGAGGTGACCTTGATCGAGACGCACGCCAACATTCGTATCCTCTCCCGGAAGAGGGTCCGCCAGCTCTCCAAGATTGTCTCCGCGTTTCATTCCGTGTGTTTCACCATTCTTCACCTCAATGTCACCACGCTGGACTCGTTTGTACTCTACTCTATCAGTGCAAAG GTGGAAGAAGGTTGCCAACTGAATTCAGCGGATGACATAGCTGGCGCAGTTCACCACATGCTTAGAATAATCGAAGAGGAAGCCATCCTATGTTGTTAA